One Misgurnus anguillicaudatus chromosome 22, ASM2758022v2, whole genome shotgun sequence DNA segment encodes these proteins:
- the kctd10 gene encoding BTB/POZ domain-containing adapter for CUL3-mediated RhoA degradation protein 3: MEEMSGESVVSSAVPAATTRTTSFKGSSPSSKYVKLNVGGALYYTTMQTLTKQDTMLKAMFSGRMEVLTDSEGWILIDRCGKHFGTILNYLRDGVVPLPESRRETEELLAEAKYYLVQGLVDECQAALQNKDAYEPFCKVPLVTSSKEEQRLIATANKPTVKLLYNRSNNKYSYTSNSDDNMLKNIELFDKLSLRFNGRVLFIKDVIGDEICCWSFYGQGRKIAEVCCTSIVYATEKKQTKVEFPEARIYEETLNILLYESQDGRGPDNALLEATGGAAGRSHHIDEDEERERIERVRRIHIKRPDDRTHHHQ; encoded by the exons ATG GAAGAGATGTCAGGAGAAAGTGTGGTGAGCTCGGCTGTGCCGGCAGCTACAACGCGGACCACCTCTTTTAAGGGGTCCAGCCCTAGCTCCAAGTATGTGAAGCTGAATGTTGGGGGGGCACTGTACTACACCACCATGCAGACCCTGACCAAACAAGACACCATGCTGAAGGCCATGTTTAGCGGCCGTATGGAGGTCCTCACAGATAGTGAAG GTTggattttgattgacaggtgtgGGAAGCACTTTGGGACAATCTTGAACTATTTGAGAGATGGGGTTGTCCCCCTACCTGAGAGTCGGAGGGAGACGGAGGAGTTGTTGGCAGAGGCAAAATATTACCTGGTACAGGGGCTGGTGGATGAATGTCAGGCAGCGTTACAG AATAAAGATGCATATGAACCATTCTGTAAAGTACCACTGGTGACATCATCCAAGGAGGAACAGAGACTTATTGCTACTGCCAACAAG CCTACAGTTAAACTGCTGTACAATAGGAGCAACAATAAGTATTCCTATACTAG CAACTCTGATGACAACATGTTGAAGAACATTGAGCTATTTGACAAGCTGTCCCTGAGGTTTAATGGCCGGGTGCTCTTCATCAAGGATGTGATTGGTGACGAAATCTGTTGCTGGTCCTTTTATGGCCAAGGAAGGAAGATCGCAGAAGTGTGCTGTACATCAATAGTCTATGCTACTGAAAAGAAGCAGACCAAG GTTGAGTTCCCAGAGGCTCGCATTTATGAAGAGACCCTCAACATCCTGCTCTACGAATCTCAAGATGGCCGCGGACCCGATAATGCACTCCTGGAAGCCACTGGGGGCGCTGCAGGTCGATCTCACCACATCGATGAAGACGAAGAGAGGGAGCGCATCGAAAGGGTGCGAAGGATTCACATTAAGCGCCCGGATGACCGCACTCATCATCATCAGTGA